The sequence below is a genomic window from Salicibibacter cibarius.
CTTCGGGACGCCCGATCTCTTCAAGGGTACGCGCTTCACGCTCCAACGCTTGCGCCGCTTTACGGTAGGCGGCAATTTTAAACGGGTTTTCTCCTGCAATTTCTTGATAAATCGCAATCGTTTCCAACGTCTGCATCACTTCTTTTTTATCCAAAGCCTCTCCCTCCTCACGTCCATACATCCGGCAACCATTGGGATAAAAACGGCGTGTTTTCAATCATCAACCTGGCGACCGTTGAACTCGCGATCGTATCTTGAACGGCTTCAACAGGGATTATCGCGGCCACAAACAATAAGACAAAAACAACCAGGTACCCTTCGATGAAACCTAAAACACCGCCGAGCAGATTATTCAAAGTACGCACAATAGGCAGGTAACGAACGAAGTCCAAGAGCGAAGCAATCATGCGCAACAAAATACGCGTGGCAAAAAAAAGAATAGCAAAGGCAATTCCGTTATAATACACACTTTCCAAACTAAACGCCGGGATCATCATGCCGCCATCGCTTCCGTCCAAAAATTGGGGATATGGAAGCCATAACCGTAAATAATCGGCGAATGGGCTAAAAAATAAAAAGGCAACAATCATCGACCCGAAAAAACTGACAAGATGAAAAAATTGCAGGACAAGTCCCCGACGCAGCCCTACGAAGAACTTCGCGAAGAGTATCAGCAATATAAACAGACTTAACATGCGTATTTAATCCTCTTCCTCCGACATTAACCCTTGATCCTTTTGCATTTTCAAATAATCATCTGCAATATTGATCGCTGCAAGGACAGCGAGGCGTCTCGTATCAAGGTAAGGGTTCACCCTTTTCATTTCTCTCATTTTAGCATCCACGTACCTGGAAACATCATTGACATGACCTTTTGATTCATCACTGATAACTGTGTATTGATCCCCGTAGATTGTGACAGTTGTTCGTT
It includes:
- a CDS encoding CvpA family protein gives rise to the protein MLSLFILLILFAKFFVGLRRGLVLQFFHLVSFFGSMIVAFLFFSPFADYLRLWLPYPQFLDGSDGGMMIPAFSLESVYYNGIAFAILFFATRILLRMIASLLDFVRYLPIVRTLNNLLGGVLGFIEGYLVVFVLLFVAAIIPVEAVQDTIASSTVARLMIENTPFLSQWLPDVWT
- the zapA gene encoding cell division protein ZapA, which translates into the protein MAGQEANNQDKKRTTVTIYGDQYTVISDESKGHVNDVSRYVDAKMREMKRVNPYLDTRRLAVLAAINIADDYLKMQKDQGLMSEEED